One genomic region from Phragmites australis chromosome 1, lpPhrAust1.1, whole genome shotgun sequence encodes:
- the LOC133911082 gene encoding endoglucanase 3: MARLRSFFVVSLLLAAALKLPGDAIASRGHHGPAAHDYREALTKSILFFEGQRSGKLPPSQRVSWRRDSGLADGSSAKVDLVGGYHDAGDNVKFGFPMAFSMTMLAWSVVEFGGLMKGELQHAREAVRWGADYLLKATAHPDTVYVQVGDAAKDHACWERPEDMDTPRTVYKVDPSTPGSDVAAETAAALAAASLVFRKSDPAYASRLVARAKRVFEFADKHRGSYSSGLAPYVCPYYCSYSGYQDELLWGAAWLHRATKSPTYLSYIQVNGQLLGADEQDNTFGWDNKHAGARIVISKSFLVQRLGSMHEYKGHADSFICSMVPGTPTDQTQYTRGGLLFKLSDSNMQYVTSSSFLLLTYAKYLAFAKQTVSCGGTTVTPHRLRAIARRQVDYLLGSNPMGMSYMVGYGAKYPRRIHHRASSLPSVAAHPSRIRCSQGFTALYSGAANPNVHVGAVVGGPNLQDQFPDQRMDHEHSEPATYINAPLVGALAYLAHSYGQL; encoded by the exons ATGGCTCGTCTCCGCAGCTTCTTTGTCGTCTCCCTGCTCCTCGCGGCCGCCCTGAAGCTCCCCGGCGACGCAATTGCCTCTCGCGGGCACCACGGCCCCGCTGCGCACGACTACAGGGAAGCACTCACCAAGTCCATCCTCTTCTTCGAGGGCCAGCGGTCCGGCAAGCTGCCGCCGTCGCAGCGCGTGTCCTGGCGGAGGGACTCCGGCCTCGCCGACGGCTCGTCCGCCAAG GTGGACTTGGTGGGAGGGTACCACGACGCCGGCGACAACGTCAAGTTCGGGTTCCCGATGGCGTTCAGCATGACGATGCTGGCGTGGAGCGTGGTGGAGTTCGGCGGGCTCATGAAGGGCGAGCTGCAGCACGCCAGGGAGGCCGTCCGCTGGGGCGCCGACTACCTGCTCAAGGCCACGGCGCACCCGGACACCGTCTACGTCCAG GTTGGTGACGCGGCCAAGGACCACGCGTGCTGGGAGCGGCCGGAGGACATGGACACACCCCGCACCGTGTACAAGGTGGACCCCAGCACCCCCGGCTCCGACGTCGCAGCGGAgaccgccgccgcgctcgccgctGCCTCCCTCGTCTTCCGCAAGTCCGACCCGGCCTACGCCAGCCGCCTCGTCGCCAGGGCCAAGAGG GTGTTTGAGTTCGCAGACAAGCACAGGGGCTCGTACAGCAGCGGGCTCGCGCCATACGTCTGCCCATACTACTGCTCCTACTCCGGGTACCAG gacGAGCTGCTCTGGGGCGCGGCGTGGCTGCACCGGGCGACCAAGAGCCCGACGTACCTGAGCTACATCCAGGTGAACGGGCAGCTCCTCGGAGCCGACGAGCAGGACAACACGTTCGGGTGGGACAACAAGCACGCCGGCGCGCGGATCGTCATCTCCAAGTCGTTCCTGGTGCAGCGCCTGGGGTCGATGCACGAGTACAAGGGCCACGCCGACAGCTTCATCTGCTCCATGGTGCCCGGCACGCCCACGGACCAGACGCAGTACACCCGGGGCGGTCTGCTGTTCAAGCTCAGCGACAGCAACATGCAGTACGTGACCTCCAGCTCCTTCCTCCTGCTCACCTACGCCAAGTACCTCGCCTTCGCGAAGCAGACCGTCAGCTGCGGCGGCACCACCGTCACGCCGCATCGGCTCCGCGCCATCGCGCGCAGGCAGGTGGACTACCTGCTCGGGAGCAACCCGATGGGGATGTCGTACATGGTGGGCTACGGCGCCAAGTACCCACGCCGCATCCACCACCGCGCGTCGTCCCTGCCCTCCGTCGCCGCGCATCCATCCAGGATCAGGTGCTCGCAGGGGTTCACGGCGCTCTACTCCGGCGCGGCCAATCCCAACGTCCACGTCGGCGCCGTCGTGGGAGGGCCCAACCTGCAGGACCAGTTCCCCGACCAGCGGATGGACCACGAGCACTCGGAGCCGGCCACCTACATCAACGCGCCGCTCGTGGGCGCGCTCGCGTACCTCGCGCACTCCTACGGCCAGCTCTAG